A region of Puniceicoccus vermicola DNA encodes the following proteins:
- a CDS encoding IS630 family transposase encodes MALARSRWKQWQPNWDHRRLVFIDETGLNTQMTRLYRRAPRSERCLDRRPHGYWHTNTFIAALRHDRLDAPWLLDGPMNGQAFLVYVSQILAPTLRTGDLVICDNLSSHKVSGVAQALEQVGASLLYLPPYSPDLNPIEMAFSKLKALIRKQCARSFDELFAAVADATGSFQRRTAPDSFVTPCMRQTKTKVL; translated from the coding sequence GTGGCTCTGGCCCGGAGTCGGTGGAAGCAGTGGCAGCCGAATTGGGATCACCGGCGCCTGGTCTTCATCGACGAGACCGGGCTGAACACCCAGATGACACGCCTTTACCGCCGAGCCCCGAGGTCCGAACGCTGCCTGGACAGGCGTCCCCACGGGTACTGGCACACCAACACCTTCATTGCCGCTTTGCGCCATGATCGCCTCGATGCCCCGTGGCTGCTGGACGGGCCCATGAACGGCCAAGCCTTCCTGGTCTATGTAAGCCAGATCCTCGCACCCACCCTGAGAACCGGCGATCTGGTCATCTGCGACAACCTCAGCAGCCATAAAGTCAGCGGCGTGGCTCAGGCACTCGAGCAGGTCGGAGCCTCTCTGCTCTATCTTCCACCCTACAGTCCCGACCTCAACCCCATCGAGATGGCTTTCTCCAAACTCAAGGCTCTCATCCGAAAACAGTGCGCACGTTCTTTCGACGAGCTCTTTGCTGCGGTCGCCGATGCCACCGGATCCTTCCAAAGGCGCACTGCTCCTGATTCTTTCGTCACGCCATGTATGCGACAGACTAAAACGAAAGTGCTCTAG
- a CDS encoding sulfatase-like hydrolase/transferase, whose product MKQPNVLIFFTDQQRWDTLGIHGNPTGLTPNLDAYAQRGTFCAEAVTCQPVCGPARSCLQTGQYASQTGVWQNSLPLRDDAITLAQCFRDAGYATSYIGKWHLGGPECPPGPVPPARRGGYERWLAAETLELVSGPYSTTLWNEQDKAIRLPGYRVDAMTDEAIRQLNHAAQNDERPQFLCLSFLEPHHQNTNDSYPAPHFTETLFRGSWMPPDLQTLGGSSHAQWTGYCGMVKRLDEAFGRLMEAVHSFDSTRETIVCYLSDHGCHFKTRNDDYKRTCHESSVRIPLVFSGGPFEGGGRLDQATSLVDVPATLLDAADIKVPSTMSGRSILPLTRKTSGDWPDEAFIQFGDKNVRTGRALRSKRWKYAISIPDGAETSASAEVYVESHLYDLNADPYELTNLIGFPAYKEIRSRFRERILKRMQSIGELICTITVAEGSKYPLPNNHSQRTVEYPDSCRNHLHS is encoded by the coding sequence ATGAAACAACCAAACGTCCTCATTTTTTTCACCGATCAACAACGTTGGGATACCCTTGGAATCCACGGCAACCCTACCGGCTTGACTCCCAATCTCGATGCGTATGCGCAGCGGGGTACGTTCTGCGCTGAGGCCGTCACCTGCCAACCGGTCTGTGGACCCGCCCGCAGCTGTCTTCAAACCGGCCAGTATGCCTCCCAGACCGGCGTCTGGCAAAACAGCCTGCCCCTCCGAGATGATGCCATCACCTTGGCTCAATGTTTCCGCGATGCTGGCTACGCCACCAGCTACATCGGCAAGTGGCATCTGGGAGGCCCCGAGTGCCCTCCGGGGCCTGTGCCACCGGCTCGCCGCGGTGGCTACGAACGCTGGCTTGCCGCAGAGACTTTGGAACTCGTAAGCGGACCTTACTCCACCACGCTCTGGAACGAGCAGGACAAAGCGATCCGCCTACCCGGCTACCGGGTCGACGCTATGACCGACGAAGCGATTCGGCAGCTGAATCACGCCGCTCAGAATGACGAACGACCGCAGTTCCTCTGTCTTTCCTTCCTTGAGCCACACCACCAAAACACAAATGACAGCTACCCCGCACCACACTTCACGGAGACGCTATTCCGCGGCAGCTGGATGCCGCCGGATCTTCAGACGCTAGGCGGCAGCAGTCATGCCCAATGGACCGGCTACTGCGGGATGGTCAAGCGTCTGGACGAAGCCTTCGGACGCCTCATGGAAGCGGTTCACTCGTTCGACTCCACCCGCGAGACCATCGTGTGTTACCTCAGCGACCATGGCTGTCATTTCAAAACACGGAACGACGATTACAAACGCACCTGCCATGAATCTTCGGTTCGCATACCGCTCGTATTCAGCGGCGGCCCATTCGAAGGAGGCGGACGGCTCGATCAGGCCACCAGCCTGGTAGACGTTCCCGCGACCTTGCTGGACGCCGCCGACATCAAAGTGCCCTCAACCATGAGCGGGCGCAGTATCCTGCCCCTAACCCGAAAAACCTCCGGAGACTGGCCGGACGAAGCCTTCATCCAATTTGGCGATAAGAATGTGCGTACCGGACGGGCTCTGCGAAGTAAACGATGGAAATACGCGATCAGCATCCCCGACGGAGCCGAGACCAGTGCCTCGGCCGAAGTTTACGTGGAAAGCCACCTCTATGACCTGAACGCCGACCCCTATGAATTAACCAATCTCATCGGTTTTCCAGCCTACAAAGAAATCCGGAGCCGATTCCGTGAACGAATTCTCAAACGCATGCAGTCAATCGGCGAACTCATTTGCACAATCACAGTCGCTGAGGGCTCCAAGTATCCCCTACCGAATAACCACAGCCAACGTACGGTAGAATATCCAGACTCCTGCAGGAACCACCTCCATTCCTGA